The following proteins are encoded in a genomic region of Phycisphaera sp.:
- a CDS encoding 1-acyl-sn-glycerol-3-phosphate acyltransferase: MPDWLFWIILAVLLWFGLAIVAGRLLDGPRGDEVLGNLAWYVIRGYVRLRHPPVLSGLENIPDPKRGPVGPLIVVANHASGVDPLLIQAILPIEPRWMMAADMRHPAGEFLWEFGSIIFVDRANSDPAGVREALRHLGNGGVLGLFPEGGIERKPRTLRPFQAGVGLLIRRSGARVLPIVIEGAPMTPTAWGALSRTSRPRIRVMEPISYGRGMGPGEVAADLQARYEAWTGWGVEA; the protein is encoded by the coding sequence ATGCCCGATTGGCTTTTCTGGATCATTTTGGCGGTTCTGTTGTGGTTTGGTCTGGCGATTGTCGCCGGGCGGCTGCTGGATGGGCCGCGCGGCGATGAGGTGTTGGGGAACCTGGCGTGGTACGTGATCCGGGGGTACGTGCGGTTGCGGCATCCGCCGGTTCTGAGTGGCCTGGAGAACATCCCGGACCCCAAGCGTGGACCGGTCGGGCCGCTGATCGTGGTGGCCAACCATGCTTCGGGCGTTGACCCGCTGCTGATCCAGGCGATTTTGCCGATCGAGCCGCGGTGGATGATGGCCGCCGACATGCGGCACCCGGCGGGCGAGTTCTTGTGGGAGTTTGGGAGCATCATCTTTGTGGATCGGGCGAACAGCGACCCGGCCGGGGTGCGCGAGGCGCTGCGGCACCTTGGTAACGGCGGTGTGCTCGGTTTGTTTCCCGAGGGTGGCATCGAGCGGAAGCCGCGGACCCTGCGGCCGTTCCAGGCCGGGGTTGGCTTGCTGATCCGTCGGAGTGGTGCTCGGGTGCTGCCGATCGTGATCGAGGGCGCGCCCATGACGCCGACGGCTTGGGGCGCTCTGTCGCGGACGAGCCGGCCGCGGATCCGGGTGATGGAGCCGATCTCGTATGGTCGTGGGATGGGACCCGGGGAGGTAGCAGCCGACCTTCAGGCCCGGTATGAGGCGTGGACCGGGTGGGGCGTGGAGGCGTGA